Genomic DNA from Thermopolyspora flexuosa:
TCGCCGGATTCCTCACCCTCGGGCTCGTCGCCGGGGCGTGCGGCGCGCCGGAGCCCGCCCAGGGGTTCGTCCCCGAGCCGGCCGCCGCGGACGTGACGATGCCGAGCGAGCCCGTCACCCTCAACATCGTCGACGTCGCGGGCAACCTGCAGCTCACCCAGCAGATCTTCGACGACTACGCGGCGGCGAACCGCGACAAGGTCGCCCGCATCACCTACACCAAGGTCACCTCCCCCGAGCTCGCCGGAAAGGTGAAGGCGCAGCAGGACGCCGGGCGGCTCGACATCGACCTCGTGCTCACCGGCACCGACGGCCTGTCCGCCGGGCTCGAGCAGGACCTGTGGGTGGACCTCGCCGGGAAGTACCCCGACAAACTGCCCAAGCCGAACTACCTCGAGCCCGCCGCGAAGATGAACGAGCTCGCCCAGGGCAGGGGCGTGGTGATCACCTACTACCCGTCCGGGCCGCTGCTCGAGTACAACCCGAAGACCGTGCCGAACCCGCCCAGGACGGCCGAGGAGCTGCTCGAGTGGGCGAAGAACAACCCGGGCAGGTTCACCTACGCCCGCCCGGCGAACTCGGGTCCGGGCCGCACGTTCATCATGGGCCTGCCGTACATCCTGGGCGACTCCGACCCGATGGACCCGATCAACGGGTGGACCAAGACCTGGGAGTACCTCAAGGAGCTCGGCAGGTACGTCGAGTACTACCCCACCGGCACCTCGCAGACGATGAAGGAGCTCGGCGAGGGCACCCGGGACATCACCGTCACCACCACCGGCTGGGACATCAACCCGCGGGTGCTCGGCCAGGTGCCGAAGGACTTCAAGGTCGGCACGCTGGAGGGCTTCACCTGGGTGACCGACGCCCACTACATGGTCGTGCCGAAGGGCATCTCGGGCGAGAAGCTCGCGGTGCTGTTCGACCTGATGACCTACGCGCTGGCCCCGGAGCAGCAGGCGATCACCTTCGACAAGGGCTACTTCTACCCCGGCCCGGCGGTGCAGGGCGTGACCCTCGACATGGCCCCGGCCGAAAGCCGGCAGGCGATCCGTGACTTCGGGCGGCCGGAGTACGACGAGCTCATCGACAAGCACCCCAAGGCGGTGCCGCTCGACGCGAAGGCGCTGGTGCAGGCGTTCGAGCGGTGGGACAAGGAGATCGGCGGGGACAAGGTGAAGCAGTCGTGAGCGGCGGGGTCGTCGAATCGGTGCGGCCGCAGGACGGCTTCGAGACCCTGCGCATGGAGGGCGTGACCCGCCGGTTCGGCTCGTCCGTGGCGCTGAGCGATCTCAACCTGACGAATCCGGGGCGGCGAGTTCATCGCCCTGCTCGGGCCGTCCGGGTGCGGCAAGTCGACGGCGCTCAACTGCCTGGCCGGGCTGCTGCCGCTGAGCGGCGGCAGCATCTGGCTGGACGACCGGCGCATCGACACGCTGCCGCCGGAGCGCCGCGGGTTCGGCATGGTGTTCCAGAACTACGCCCTCTTCCCGCACCTGTCGGTCCGCAGGAACGTCGGCTTCGGGCTCGCCATCCGCAAGGTGCCGAAGGACGAGATGCGGCGCCGGGTGGACGAGGCGCTGAAGCTGGTGGAGCTCACCGAGCACGCCGACAAGCTGCCCGGCCGGCTCTCCGGCGGCCAGCAGCAGCGGGTGGCGATCGCCCGCGCGATCGTGATCCGGCCGCGGCTGGTGCTCATGGACGAGCCGCTGTCGAACCTCGACGCCAAGCTGCGGCTGCAGATGCGCACCGAGATCCGGCGGCTGCACCAGTCGCTCGGCCTGACCACCGTGTACGTCACCCACGACCAGGAGGAGGCGCTCGCGCTCGCCGACCGGATCGTGGTGCTGCGCGCCGGCCGGGTCGACCAGGTGGGCACGCCGGAGGAGGTGTACACCGACCCGGTGAACACCTACGTCGCCGGGTTCATGGGCTACCGCAACCTGCTCCGGCTGCCGGTGGCCTCGCGCAGCGGCGACCGGGCGGTGCTCGCCGAGCCGGGGCTGCGGCTCACCGGCACGGTCCGCGAGGAGTTCACCGGGGACACCGCGATCGCCGCGATCCGGCCGGACGACTTCCGCGTCGTTCCCGAAGGGGGCGGGAGCGAAGGGGAGCGCGACGGCATCCGGATCACCGTGGAGGTGGTGGAGTTCCACGGCCGCGAGGTCGCGGTGGAGGGCGTCACCGAGACCGGGCGGGTGATCCACTGCCGGCTCGCCGAGCGGGTCGCGCCCGGGGATAAGATCGAGGTCTGCGCGCCGCCGGAGCGGGTGCTCGTGTACGGCCCCGGCGGGGAGACGGGGGAGTGATGGCCGAACCTCGCACGGTCGCGGACCCGCGTCCGGCGGAGCCGGCGCCGAAGCCCGGCCCGGCGGGCGCGCCCGCCCCCGGCGCCACCCGCCCGCCGCTGCGGCACCGGCTCGCCGAGCGCGGCATCGACCGGCTGCTGCTGCTGTTGCTGCCCGCGGTCGCCACGCTGATCGCGCTGTTCCTCTACCCGATGATGTACGGCGTCGGCCTGTCGCTGCAGCCGCGCAGCGGCGGGATCTTCGCCAACTACGTCGAGTTCTTCACCGATCCGTACCAGAGCGGCACGGTGTGGAAGACCATGCGGCTCGCGCTGCCCGCGGCGCTGTTCAACGTGCTGGCCTCGGTGCCGATCGCCTACCGGCTGCGCGGCCGGTTCCGCGGCAAGCGGCTGCTCACCGCGATCCTCGTGCTCCCGGTCACCCTCGGCACGGTGCTCGTCGCCGACGGCATCCTGCGCTACTTCGGCCCGCGCGGCTGGTTCAACCGGGTGCTGCTCGAGCTGGGGCTCATCGACGAGCCGCTGCGGCTCATCTACAACTACTGGGGCGTGATGTTCTCCCTGATCATCACCGGGTTCCCGTTCGCGTTCCTGCTCGTGCTGTCGTACCTGTCGGGCATCGACCCGACGCTCGAGCGGGCCGCGGCGACCCTCGGCGCGGGTCCCTGGCAGCGCGTCCGCCGCATCACGCTGCCGCTGCTCGCGCCCGGCCTCGCCACCACGTTCATCCTCTCCTTCGTGCTCGCCTTCTCGGTGTTCCCGTCGGCGAACCTGGTCGGCGAGCCCGCGGACGAGACCCGGGTGATGGCGATCGCGGCCTACCAGGCGGCGTTCGAGAGGTACGACTACACGATGGCGTCGACGATCGCCGTGCTCATGGGCGCGTTCGAGCTCGTGGTGATCGCGCTCGTGCTGCTGTGGCGCGGGCGGCTGTACACCGGGCACACGGGAGGTAAGGGGGCATGAGCGCGACCGGAACGACCGCGGCGCGGGCGGCCGGACCGGCCCCCGGGTTCCTCCGGCGGGCGCTGCGTGCCGGGCCGTTCGCCTGGATCGTGTGGGGCGGGGTGGCGTTCTTCCTCGCCAACCTCGCCGCGCTGATCCTCTCGGTGGTGGTGAACTCGTTCGCGGTGAACTGGTTCGACGGCTGGCTGCCGTCGGCGTTCACCACGGACTGGTACGCCGAGGCCTGGCGGGAGTTCAACCTCGCCGACGTGCTGCTCGTCACGCTGATCGTGGCGCTCGTCGTGGTGGGGCTGTCGCTGCTGTTCGGGGTGCCCGCGGCGTACGCGCTCGCCCGGCGCGACTTCGTCGGCAGGCAGGCGGTGATGCTCCTGCTCTTGCTGCCGGTGCTGCTGCCGCCGATCACGTACGGCATCCCGCTCGCCACGCTGATGTACAAGATCGGCCTGGCGGGCTCGCTGGCCGGTGTGATCGCGGTGAACCTCGTGCCGGCGCTGCCGTTCGTGGTGCTGGTGATGACCCCGTTCATCGAGCAGATCGACGTGAACATCGAGGCGGCGGCGCGGATGTGCGGGGCGGGCACCCGGCAGGTGTTCACCCGGGTGCTGGTGCCGCTGCTCGTCCCGGGCATCCTCGCCGCGGCGGTGCTGGTGCTCGTGCGCACGGTGGC
This window encodes:
- a CDS encoding ABC transporter permease — its product is MAEPRTVADPRPAEPAPKPGPAGAPAPGATRPPLRHRLAERGIDRLLLLLLPAVATLIALFLYPMMYGVGLSLQPRSGGIFANYVEFFTDPYQSGTVWKTMRLALPAALFNVLASVPIAYRLRGRFRGKRLLTAILVLPVTLGTVLVADGILRYFGPRGWFNRVLLELGLIDEPLRLIYNYWGVMFSLIITGFPFAFLLVLSYLSGIDPTLERAAATLGAGPWQRVRRITLPLLAPGLATTFILSFVLAFSVFPSANLVGEPADETRVMAIAAYQAAFERYDYTMASTIAVLMGAFELVVIALVLLWRGRLYTGHTGGKGA
- a CDS encoding ABC transporter ATP-binding protein — encoded protein: MLGPSGCGKSTALNCLAGLLPLSGGSIWLDDRRIDTLPPERRGFGMVFQNYALFPHLSVRRNVGFGLAIRKVPKDEMRRRVDEALKLVELTEHADKLPGRLSGGQQQRVAIARAIVIRPRLVLMDEPLSNLDAKLRLQMRTEIRRLHQSLGLTTVYVTHDQEEALALADRIVVLRAGRVDQVGTPEEVYTDPVNTYVAGFMGYRNLLRLPVASRSGDRAVLAEPGLRLTGTVREEFTGDTAIAAIRPDDFRVVPEGGGSEGERDGIRITVEVVEFHGREVAVEGVTETGRVIHCRLAERVAPGDKIEVCAPPERVLVYGPGGETGE
- a CDS encoding ABC transporter permease, which translates into the protein MSATGTTAARAAGPAPGFLRRALRAGPFAWIVWGGVAFFLANLAALILSVVVNSFAVNWFDGWLPSAFTTDWYAEAWREFNLADVLLVTLIVALVVVGLSLLFGVPAAYALARRDFVGRQAVMLLLLLPVLLPPITYGIPLATLMYKIGLAGSLAGVIAVNLVPALPFVVLVMTPFIEQIDVNIEAAARMCGAGTRQVFTRVLVPLLVPGILAAAVLVLVRTVAMFELTFLVAGPDSQTLIVALYSAAFTPGIRAAQAIDAMAVIYTLLSATLLVIALSFVNPTQIVAQVKEVNPE
- a CDS encoding extracellular solute-binding protein, whose protein sequence is MKPPRLSLLAGFLTLGLVAGACGAPEPAQGFVPEPAAADVTMPSEPVTLNIVDVAGNLQLTQQIFDDYAAANRDKVARITYTKVTSPELAGKVKAQQDAGRLDIDLVLTGTDGLSAGLEQDLWVDLAGKYPDKLPKPNYLEPAAKMNELAQGRGVVITYYPSGPLLEYNPKTVPNPPRTAEELLEWAKNNPGRFTYARPANSGPGRTFIMGLPYILGDSDPMDPINGWTKTWEYLKELGRYVEYYPTGTSQTMKELGEGTRDITVTTTGWDINPRVLGQVPKDFKVGTLEGFTWVTDAHYMVVPKGISGEKLAVLFDLMTYALAPEQQAITFDKGYFYPGPAVQGVTLDMAPAESRQAIRDFGRPEYDELIDKHPKAVPLDAKALVQAFERWDKEIGGDKVKQS